DNA sequence from the Coffea eugenioides isolate CCC68of unplaced genomic scaffold, Ceug_1.0 ScVebR1_3180;HRSCAF=4348, whole genome shotgun sequence genome:
TACAACTTTCTAATCCAATCAATGTGTCCCTTTATTGTTTCCTCATCGTCTCCACTTTCCCATGTCGTTAGCCACTGAATCATGAATTTTGTGCCATTTCTGTGAGGATAAGGAGTTTCAGATTCTGAAATTCTACTCATCATTCCACCATGAGGATTCCAAATCGTCAGTGGTGAATCTTGTTCCAGAAACATTTTCCATATTCCCTCAAGGGCATGTTCTTTGATTGGCTCTTTCACAAAGTCTGACTTAGCTTTGAAATAAAGCTTGTTGAGCAATGGTTTACCTTGAAGCAAAAATTTAGGCTGTATATTTCTTGGGTATTTGGCTATATATAGCACTGATTCAATCCAGCTCATTTCAATACAGTCTTTTTGCGTTAATCCCAATTCAGGAAAACCTTTCTTCATTACTTTTAGCAGTCTGTCCGCTCTTCCAAGAAATAAAGCCTGATAGGCAGTTTCTATAGTCCTTTTTCCTTTCTGATCATCAGTTGAAATTGTTGGCCGTGAAAGAACTCTAATGAAGAGATCCTCATCCAGGTGATCGGCAACCTGTTGCCATCTGTATAGCAACTTAGTTGCTCCTTGTTCCAAAGTTCTTCGGACAGTAAAAACTGTCACAATTGCAGGTACAGGCACCAACCGTAGTTTCCAAGCAAGAAGTATCCCAAAGCTCCCTCCTCCTCCACCTCTGATTGCCCAAAACAGATCCTCGCCCATGGATTCGCGATCAAGAATTCTGCCAGATGAATCAACTATTCGAGCATCAACAACATTGTCAGCTGCAAGGCCATATTTTCTCATCAGAGTACCATATGCTCCCCCTGTAATATGGCCGCCAATTCCTACGCTGCTGCAAAGGCCTGCTGGAAATCCATGAGTTCTGCTTTTCTGAGCTATCCAATAATAAACTTCACCAAGAGTTGCACCTGCCTGAACCCATGCGCTGTTTCCAGCTATACTGACATTGACAGATCGAAGATTGGCAAGATCAATCAGAAAAAATGATGATTTAGTCTTAGAAGTGTAAGAAAGGCCTTCATAATCATGCCCTCCACTGCGGACTCTGAGCTGAATGCCAAGTTTTCTGGCGCATATAACAGCTGCTTGAACTTGGAATTCATCCAATGGTTTGAAAATGAGCTCAGGTTTGTGCCTGGATTGCACCATGCACCTCAGGTTCTGAGCAGTAGATTCAAGAATTGAAGTAAAAGCagaattattttgaataaaaaaagctTCAGAGATAGGGATTGAAATATGAGTATTCGAACGGACACAATAGTAAAATTCCTTCTCAATTGAATCTGAAGCAGCCCATGAAGCTGATAACAGGAAAAGGGCACAGAATAATGGGAGGATGACAGAGCTAGAAGATGGCATATTTCTTGTTGAGGTCACAGGATCAGCAGTCTGATGAATGGGaaccccccctccccccccccctaAAAAcccacacactcacacacacacaacCACAAAAATTATTGGATTTTTCCAATAATTTGGATGATGAAGTCTCAAGAAGGTCCACActgaaaatttatttatttatttattgaagtAAGTAGTATAATTACATCTTACATTTTATTAGTACTAGGATATGGCAAGGGTCACCTCATAGTTTTAACCCAACTTTTGTCATGGCGTGGGCAGCAGAGCCACATCACACCAAAACCAAGAAGAGTCATGGCAAACAAACAATTCTGTGACCTGTATTTTGATGCTTCTCAATTTATATTTACTTCTCTTAAGAATTAACATTAGGGGAGCCCTTGGAGGATCCTTTTTGGGGAGCTTTTATTAACAAAAGATTGGTACAGTTTTTACCATGAATATGCATTAAATAATCTCCTATCATCTCCTACGATGTGAACAAGTCaatcaaaatattcaaaaattaacCTCCAACATCGATCATGATCTAAATGCTGGCTTTGTTACATTCACAAAATATATAGTTGTAATTTTATgctcctcttttttcttttctttttttttgggtccctTACATTCAGGCTTGGGACATCTACATTCATTCCTCCAATTTTGAAAGCTGCTTTAGGATCTAATCTTACATCAAAATTGTGCCAAATATGCCATACGAAACTTTTGGTTGAACACTGTTTATGACTAATTTGCAATTGCAAAATTGAAGAATAGCTCTTGATCTCTTGTCTGAAAACTTTTGCACAAGCCTTTCTAAGATTGATGTCCAGCCCAACTAAGAATTTGTTGCATAATGGAATATGGGATCATTTTAGTTCGGGTGGAGGACGCGGCCTAGACACAGTAAAAGAAGTGCAAATGGTCTGAATATTCTTCATCCATGTAACTCGGGTAGGATTTAAAAAACGGAGACTAAGGAGGAGGAAGGAAATAAGAATTTAGGATctctaatttttaaaatttcaatctCGATAATTAAATCAAAATCTTCTCGGCATACAAAGAGGTAGATTGTTTAGCTTTAACAAAGCCATTTGATTTCCATCCATTTTTCCTCTTCTATGAACCGACACAGGGTTATGTAGCTACTTTAGTATCAATAGGGAGCTGATATGGTAACAGGAGAAACTAGTAGAAGTCAATTATGATTTACCTAGAAAAATGGGTGcttcaaattcaagaaacataAATAGTTGTATATGCATATATAAAAGAGGGGTGCCAAGTTCT
Encoded proteins:
- the LOC113757645 gene encoding berberine bridge enzyme-like 15; protein product: MPSSSSVILPLFCALFLLSASWAASDSIEKEFYYCVRSNTHISIPISEAFFIQNNSAFTSILESTAQNLRCMVQSRHKPELIFKPLDEFQVQAAVICARKLGIQLRVRSGGHDYEGLSYTSKTKSSFFLIDLANLRSVNVSIAGNSAWVQAGATLGEVYYWIAQKSRTHGFPAGLCSSVGIGGHITGGAYGTLMRKYGLAADNVVDARIVDSSGRILDRESMGEDLFWAIRGGGGGSFGILLAWKLRLVPVPAIVTVFTVRRTLEQGATKLLYRWQQVADHLDEDLFIRVLSRPTISTDDQKGKRTIETAYQALFLGRADRLLKVMKKGFPELGLTQKDCIEMSWIESVLYIAKYPRNIQPKFLLQGKPLLNKLYFKAKSDFVKEPIKEHALEGIWKMFLEQDSPLTIWNPHGGMMSRISESETPYPHRNGTKFMIQWLTTWESGDDEETIKGHIDWIRKLYKFMTPYVPRSPRAAYVNYRDLDLGVNRIDGGTSLAEASSWGTKYFKNNWKRLVLVKTKVDPENFFRHEQSIPITDAFST